ATGAAGACTGCATTTTTGCGGAACACTTTTGCATTTTTCGCGGTAAAAGAGGACGCAAATGTATGCGGCCACATATAAAACCCGAGGGCCGTCAATAGAACGGTAGAGATGAACCAGCTGACGCTCATCCCTTCGCTCGGCAGGGCAAGAAAGCCCGGCTTGGCAGCCTCAATGGATTCAAACATAGGCTGAAAACCGCCGTAATGATGGATGGGAAGATAGATTCCAAGAAACAGTACAATCGCTAGAATCATGAAATCTTTTAAAACGGCTGTCCAGGCTGAACCGTGGATACCAGAGATCATGACGTACACCGTTACGGTAATTACGCCGATCCACACCGCGGCAACCGGCGAGATTTTTCCATATGAGGCTTCTGATACGATGATTCCCAACCCTTTCAGCTGCAGCACCAGATACGGAATCATAGCGACGATGCCGACAAGGGACACAAATACACCGAGGTAGGGACTTTTGTATTTGCTGACGAAAAAATCAGACTGTGACACGAGTTTGTTTTCATTGGCGTATTTCCAGATTGCGGGAAGCAAGAAGTAGGAAATAACATAGGCAAGAGCGCCGTATGCCAGGATGTATAATGACGGGCCGCCTTTTCCGTACGCCCAGCCGCTTCCGCCAAGAAAGGTAAACGTCGTGTAGATTTCTCCTGCCATCAAAAGGAACACGAACATCGTACCAAAGCCCCGTCCCCCGACGCTCCATTGCTCGAGGTCCATATCTTTACCCCGTTTGGCACGGACTCCAAGGTACAAGGACAGAATTAAAAACAATGCGAGTATGATCAGTGATGTGTTCATTTGTTCTCCTCCTTGTTCACCGGATCTAATTTATAAATAAGAGCCATCAAGGCGGCTGTAATCAAGACCCAAAGCAGAATCCAAAACATGAGGAAAGGCATACCCAGTACATAAGGTTCAACTTTGTTGGCAAAAACCAGCCCTCCAAACATCCCGATAAACGGCAATACTGCAATCCAATGAATCAGTTTCATGCGCCCGCCTCCTCTTCGTTTCTGTACAGCATTTTTTCGGCAGCCCGTACAAACATGGCGACCCCTTGCTCTAACGCATCTTCATCAATGGTAAAACGGGCGTGGTGATGCGGGTAGGTAATTCCTTTCGCCTTGTTGCCCGCGCCGGTAAAAAAGAAGCAGCCGTCCGCTTTTTGAAGGAAAGCAGAAAAATCTTCGGCGACCATATTCGGTTTCATCAATTCAACATGCTCACCCC
This genomic stretch from Fictibacillus marinisediminis harbors:
- a CDS encoding sodium:solute symporter family protein, translated to MNTSLIILALFLILSLYLGVRAKRGKDMDLEQWSVGGRGFGTMFVFLLMAGEIYTTFTFLGGSGWAYGKGGPSLYILAYGALAYVISYFLLPAIWKYANENKLVSQSDFFVSKYKSPYLGVFVSLVGIVAMIPYLVLQLKGLGIIVSEASYGKISPVAAVWIGVITVTVYVMISGIHGSAWTAVLKDFMILAIVLFLGIYLPIHHYGGFQPMFESIEAAKPGFLALPSEGMSVSWFISTVLLTALGFYMWPHTFASSFTAKNAKVFRKNAVFMPLYSLVLLFVMFVGFAAILKVPGLKGPDGDLSLFKLAVQTFDPWVIGLIGAAGLLTALVPGSLLLMAASTLFAKNVYKVVSPSATDRQVAKLAKYLVPVMALIAVFFTFKGGDTIVTLLLMGYSLVTQLFPALLFSLAKKPFVTKQGAFAGISCGVAVVAYVSIKGTTLAILLPMLPQAFKDLNIGIVALLVNIIVLLIVSALTRPLAVSKKAGNEQTA
- a CDS encoding DUF3311 domain-containing protein, whose amino-acid sequence is MKLIHWIAVLPFIGMFGGLVFANKVEPYVLGMPFLMFWILLWVLITAALMALIYKLDPVNKEENK